From the Candidatus Micrarchaeia archaeon genome, the window GATATTTATTTTCCAATTCTATTAAAAACTCTTTTTCTCCTTCACAATGAGGACAACCTTCTGTCCAAAATAAATGAACTTCAATTTTTGAAATATTTGAAGCAGATACTGAAACAATTAGAAATGTAAAAATAAATAATAAAAATAATCTATTAATTTTCAATTTTAAAACCCCTTATCTTTTTTTATTTTCTTCTAATATTTTTTGTAATTTTTCTTTAGAAATTTCCCCATGTAATCTTAAAAATTCTTTATTGTTTTTATCAAGAAAAACAAAGGTTGGTAATTTATCATTAACTTTGTATTTATTAACTATTTCTTTATCTTTATCATAATCATAATATTCATTTTTTAACCAAGGATTATCTTTTTCTAATTCTTGCCATCTTGGTTTCATAATCAAGCAACCAGAACACCAAACTGCTCCAAATTTTAATACTCTCATATTTCCACCTAAATATAGTTCATTACTAATAATATATAAAGTTTTCTATTTAAGAAGGTAAATCCTTTATGAAAAACATTTATAAACCTCTGTGTATAATAACATAATACTTCTTATGATTTATAATTTAGAAGATATATTAAAGGTGATGAGATATGAAAATTGTTATAGGAAATAAAGATGGTAAATCTTATCAAATAGAAATACAAGATGCAGGAATGCTTATGGGAAAAAAAGTAGGGGATCAAATTGAAGGGGATCAAATTGGAGTACCTGGTTTTACTTTTCAAATTACTGGTGGAAGTGATTTAAGTGGATTTCCTATGCGATTTGATGTAGATGGGCCAGATAAACATAAAATTTTAATGGCAAAAGGTCCTGGATTTAAAAAAGAAAGGGCAGGAGAAAGAAGAAAAAAAACAATTCATGGAAAACAAATATCCCAAGATATAAATCAAATAAATATTAAAATCATAAAAGAAGGGCCTACAAATTTAGCCAAATTATTAGGTAAAGAAGAAGAACCAAAAGAAGAAAACAAAGAAAAAGAATAAGGTGAGGTATTGCAAGCTGAAGTAAATATTGGATTATTAGGACACGTAGATCATGGAAAAACTTCGATTACTCGTGCTTTAAGCGGAGTATGGACAGATACATATAGCGAAGAACTAAAACGAGGAATATCAATAAGAATTGGATATGCAGATACTACTTTTTATAAATGTTCTAAATGTAAAAAATTTGGTGTAAAAGAAAAATGCTGTAATGAAAAGGCAGAAAAAATTAGAACAGTTTCCTTTTTAGACGCACCAGGACACGAAACACTTATGACAACTGCGATTTCTGCTTCAAGTATTATGGATGGAGTATTATTAATTATTGCAGCAAATGAAAATTGTCCTCAACCACAAACAAAAGAACACATAATGGTCTTACATGCATTAGGTATTGAAAAAATAGTTGTGATCCAAAATAAAATTGATTTAGTTGCAAAAGAAAAAGCAATTGAAAATTATAAACAAATAAAAAAATTTTTGGATGATTTTGGTTTTAAAAATGCACCAATAATTCCAGTTTCTGCTAATTTTGAAACAAACATCAGTGCTCTTATAGAAGCTATTGAAGAATACATACCAACACCAAAAAGAGACGATTCATTACCAGTAAAAATGTATATAGCTCGATCCTTTGATATTAATAAACCTTCTTCAAAAATTGACAAATTAAATGGGGGTATTATCGGAGGATCATTAATCCAAGGAAAAATTAAAATCGGAGATGTTCTTGAATTATCACCAGGAATTAAAAAATCAGTAGATTCAGAAGATACTCAAACAATAAAAATTAAAGTTGAAAGTTTATTTTCAGGTAATGCACCAGTTAAAGAAGTATCTCCTGGTGGGCTTATCGGCCTCGGAACAAAATTAGATCCAGCAATAACAAAAGGAGATAGATTAATAGGTAATGTTTTACTTGAACCTGGATTAATAAAAGAACCAAAAAAAATAATTAAACTTTCATATCAATTATTTGAAAGGACAGATTTTGATAATCCTGGCTTAAAAATTGGAGAACCATTAGTAATAAGTGTAGGTACAGCAACAGCATTAGGTGTCATTTCAAAAGTAAGCGGGCATGATATTATTTTATCATTAAAAAGATCAATTTGTGTAGATGAAACTTCTAAAATTGCAATCAGTAGAAAAGTCAATCAAAGATGGCGTTTAAGCGGCTTTGGTGAACTAAATGAATAATTGTATTAAAAAAATTAATAATCTCAAAAGTTTATGTTATATTTGTAATAAACCAGCAACTACTTTTTGTAAATTATGTGGAAAACCCATTTGCGCAGAACATGAAAAAAACGGGGTTTGTATTATTTGCATAAAAGGCAGAGTTATGAAAAATTAATCTCTCCACCTATAAAATCTTTGTAATTCTTGTATTTTTTTCTTAATTTCTTCAGGTATTTTATCTGGAATTTTATAAGGGTGTAATCCATAATAACATTTTGCACATAAAGCTTCATACTCTTGTTTTCCCCCAACTTTAACAGCTTCTTGTTTTGCAATTAATGAATTTGTAAAATGAGCTTCATCTTGACATGTTGAACAAAACGCATTTTGAATAGTAATTTGACTATGGTGTAATCCTGCAATTAAATCTCCCATGTGCGGATAACCAGTTATTGGATCTGCATCTTTAAACGGGAAAGGTTTATTTTCTGAAGTAGTGGATAAACCTGCATAAAAAACATTAGAACCTAACGAATTCAATAATCTAATAGATTCAATTATTGTACTTTCAAAAAATTGTATTTCATCAATAAAAACATCTTGAAAAGGGACTTCAAAAAAATCACATATAATTTGAAATCCATCTTCTGGAATAGCTTTTGCAGAAATTTGAATTCCATTATTAGTAACTATATTTAGTTTGTGATATCTATCATCTGTAATCGGTTTATATACTGCAAACGTTCTATTTGCGTACTGCTCTCTGTTAACTAACCTAACAAGTTCTTCTGTTTTTCCAGAAAACATAGGTCCTAAATATCCAATTAATTTACCTCCCACTTAATCACCCCAATAAATTTTTAAGAATTAGAATATTATTGAACCTCATATTAATTTAAATCCCACATATCGACAGAAGTAAAATCTTAAAACAAACGCAACATTTAAATATACAAATATACACATTAAATTATATAAAAACAACTTATGTTTAATTGGAGGTAATTAATATGTTTGGAAGTATAGAAAGTATAGAAAGAGATGTAGTAAGAGAAAAACTAGAAATAAGAAGAATAGAAAGAGCTCTTGCGAAAAAAGCACCAGCAGTAAAAATTGAAGATAATTATTTAATTGTAAATCCAAATAACCCTAATTTTTTAGAAGAATATGACTTAACACAAAAAGGATTAAGAACAGCAAATTTATTAGTAGAAACAGCAAAAAAGAGAATTGATGAAACAACTAAAAAAAATGAAGATTTATTGATTAAAATAACAACTGATATTTTAAAACGTACAGATAGAGTGATTAAAGATGAATCTAAAAAAACTCATTTTACTATAATTATTCCATCTGAAGAAAG encodes:
- a CDS encoding 30S ribosomal protein S6e, with protein sequence MKIVIGNKDGKSYQIEIQDAGMLMGKKVGDQIEGDQIGVPGFTFQITGGSDLSGFPMRFDVDGPDKHKILMAKGPGFKKERAGERRKKTIHGKQISQDINQINIKIIKEGPTNLAKLLGKEEEPKEENKEKE
- a CDS encoding thioredoxin family protein, translating into MRVLKFGAVWCSGCLIMKPRWQELEKDNPWLKNEYYDYDKDKEIVNKYKVNDKLPTFVFLDKNNKEFLRLHGEISKEKLQKILEENKKR
- a CDS encoding translation initiation factor IF-2 subunit gamma, with the translated sequence MQAEVNIGLLGHVDHGKTSITRALSGVWTDTYSEELKRGISIRIGYADTTFYKCSKCKKFGVKEKCCNEKAEKIRTVSFLDAPGHETLMTTAISASSIMDGVLLIIAANENCPQPQTKEHIMVLHALGIEKIVVIQNKIDLVAKEKAIENYKQIKKFLDDFGFKNAPIIPVSANFETNISALIEAIEEYIPTPKRDDSLPVKMYIARSFDINKPSSKIDKLNGGIIGGSLIQGKIKIGDVLELSPGIKKSVDSEDTQTIKIKVESLFSGNAPVKEVSPGGLIGLGTKLDPAITKGDRLIGNVLLEPGLIKEPKKIIKLSYQLFERTDFDNPGLKIGEPLVISVGTATALGVISKVSGHDIILSLKRSICVDETSKIAISRKVNQRWRLSGFGELNE